The Ictalurus punctatus breed USDA103 chromosome 9, Coco_2.0, whole genome shotgun sequence genome contains a region encoding:
- the syncripl gene encoding synaptotagmin binding, cytoplasmic RNA interacting protein, like isoform X7: MKTYRQREKQGTKVSDSNKGPDEAKIKALLERTGYTLDVTTGQRKYGGPPPESTHSGAQPTVGTEIFVGKIPRDLFEDELVPLFEKAGPIWDLRLMMDPLSGLNRGYAFVTFCTKEAAQDAVKLCNNSEIRPGKHIGVCISVANNRLFVGSIPKSKTKEQIVEEFAKVTEGLNDVILYHQPDDKKKNRGFCFLEYEDHKTAAQARRRLMSGKVKVWGNVVTVEWADPIEDPDPEVMAKVKVLFVRNLASTVSEELLEKTFSQFGKLERVKKLKDYAFIHFEDRDGAVKALAEMNGKDLEGEQIEIVFAKPPDQKRKERKAQRQAAKTQMHCWASRYDDYYYYGPPHMPPPTRGRGRGGRGGFSYPHDYYGYDDYYEYYGYDYHNYRGGYEDPFYGYEDFQVQGRGRGGRGARGSTLSRIRGATSTRGRGGFSQRGGPGSSRVVRGSRGGTQQRGRVQGKGVEAGPDQ, translated from the exons ATGAAGACATACAGGCAAAGGGAGAAGCAGGGGACCAAAGTGTCAGATTCTAATAAAGGACCAGATGAGGCAAAAATCAAA GCTTTGCTTGAGAGGACTGGTTACACACTTGATGTGACAACAGGTCAGAGGAAATATGGCGGGCCTCCTCCTGAGTCAACCCACTCGGGTGCACAACccacagttgggacagag ATTTTTGTAGGAAAAATTCCAAGGGATCTCTTTGAAGATGAGCTGGTCCCCCTGTTTGAAAAAGCTGGGCCCATATGGGACCTGCGTCTGATGATGGATCCCCTCAGTGGCCTGAACAGAGGCTATGCCTTTGTCACTTTTTGCACTAAAGAGGCTGCTCAGGATGCTGTTAAACTG TGTAACAACAGCGAGATCCGCCCTGGCAAACACATTGGTGTTTGTATCTCTGTGGCCAATAATAGACTGTTTGTTGGCTCCATCCCCAAGAGCAAAACCAAGGAGCAGATTGTGGAGGAATTTGCTAAAGTTACAG aggGGCTGAATGATGTAATTTTATACCATCAGCCTgatgacaagaaaaaaaatagaggtTTCTGCTTTTTGGAGTATGAGGATCACAAAACAGCAGCACAAGCACGGCGTAGGTTGATGAGTGGCAAGGTGAAAGTGTGGGGAAATGTGGTGACTGTGGAATGGGCCGATCCCATTGAGGACCCTGACCCAGAGGTTATGGCGAAG GTTAAAGTACTGTTTGTAAGAAACCTTGCAAGCACTGTATCAGAAGAGCTCTTAGAAAAGACATTCAGCCAGTTTGGCAAACTGGAGAGGGTGAAGAAGCTTAAAGATTATGCCTTTATTCACTTTGAGGACAGAGATGGTGCTGTTAAG GCTTTAGCTGAAATGAATGGGAAAGATTTGGAAGGTGAACAAATTGAAATCGTCTTTGCAAAACCACCCGATCAGAAGAGGAAAGAGCGGAAGGCTCAGAGACAAGCAGCTAAAACTCAAAT GCATTGCTGGGCCTCCAggtatgatgattattattattatggcccACCACATATGCCACCGCCCACAAGAGGAAGAGGACGAGGAGGCAGGGGAGGTTTCTCTTATCCCCATGACTACTATGGCTATGATGACTATTATGAATACTATGGCTATGACTATCACAATTATCGAGGTGGCTATGAAGATCCGTTCTATGGCTACGAAGACTTTCAAGTTCAAGGTAGAGGACGAGGGGGTCGAGGAGCCCGTGGATCCACCCTGTCCCGGATTCGAGGTGCAACTTCAACTCGAGGAAGAGGAGGTTTCTCTCAGCGTGGAGGCCCAGGATCCAGCAGAGTGGTGCGTGGCTCCAGAGGAGGAACTCAACAAAGAGGCCGTGTG CAGGGAAAAGGGGTCGAGGCTGGTCCTGACCAGTGA